Proteins from one Acidiphilium multivorum AIU301 genomic window:
- the pncA gene encoding bifunctional nicotinamidase/pyrazinamidase, which translates to MDSRTALLVIDVQTDFCAGGALAVPNGDVVVPVINALARHYQTVVITQDWHPADHVSFASQHPGRSPFETIPLVYGTQVLWPDHCVMDSPGAALHRDLHIPHAAVIQRKGLNRLIDSYSAFLEADRTTRTGLDGWLAARGIERVDLCGLATDYCVAWSAQDARRFGLEARVIEPACRGIDLDGSLAAAWQAMTAAGVARIAAV; encoded by the coding sequence ATGGACAGCCGCACCGCGCTTCTCGTCATCGATGTCCAGACAGATTTTTGCGCCGGAGGTGCCCTTGCCGTACCGAATGGCGACGTGGTGGTGCCGGTGATCAACGCTCTTGCGCGGCACTACCAGACGGTCGTCATCACGCAGGACTGGCACCCGGCCGACCATGTCTCCTTCGCCAGCCAGCATCCGGGACGGTCTCCGTTCGAAACCATACCCCTCGTCTACGGAACGCAGGTGCTCTGGCCGGATCACTGCGTGATGGACAGCCCCGGCGCAGCGCTGCACCGCGACCTCCATATTCCCCATGCCGCAGTGATCCAGCGCAAGGGATTGAATCGCCTGATCGATTCCTATTCCGCCTTCCTGGAAGCCGATCGGACAACCCGCACGGGTCTCGACGGCTGGCTCGCCGCCCGCGGCATCGAGCGGGTCGATCTCTGCGGCCTCGCGACTGACTATTGTGTCGCCTGGTCGGCACAGGATGCGAGGCGCTTCGGTCTGGAAGCACGTGTGATCGAGCCGGCCTGCCGGGGCATCGATCTGGATGGATCGCTGGCGGCAGCGTGGCAGGCGATGACCGCGGCAGGCGTGGCGCGGATCGCCGCGGTCTGA